A window of the Mannheimia granulomatis genome harbors these coding sequences:
- the glnA gene encoding type I glutamate--ammonia ligase: MSNAIANVSKLIQDNDIKFVLLKFTDIKGKEHGVSLPVSLVANDLEDLFEEGKMFDGSSVEGWKAINKADMLLMPIAETAAVDPFARIPTLTIRCSIYDPNTMQSYDRDPRSIAQRAENYLKSTGIADNVMFGPEPEFFLFDDVRFSTEMNNVSYKIDESEAAWNTNRKFEDGNNGYRPMKKGGYCAVAPIDTAHDIRSEMCLLMEEMGLVIEAHHHEVATAGQNEIATRFNSLTLKADETQIYKYIVQNVAVEHGKTACFMPKPFAGDNGSGMHCNMSLSKDGKNVFMGDKYAGLSETALYYIGGIIKHAKALNAFTNPTTNSYKRLVPGFEAPVLLAYSASNRSASIRIPAVTSPKATRVEARFPDPMANPYLCFAALLMAGLDGVINKIHPGDAMDKNLYDLPPEELKDIPTVASSLDVALDALSNDFEFLTQGGVFTKDFIDAYIGIRRKEVERVNMTPHPVEFELYYA, translated from the coding sequence ATGTCAAACGCAATTGCTAATGTGTCTAAACTGATTCAAGACAATGATATCAAATTTGTCTTATTAAAATTCACCGATATTAAAGGTAAAGAGCATGGTGTTTCACTACCTGTGAGCTTGGTTGCCAACGATCTTGAAGACTTATTTGAAGAAGGCAAAATGTTTGACGGCTCCTCCGTTGAAGGTTGGAAAGCGATTAACAAAGCCGATATGTTATTAATGCCAATTGCTGAGACCGCCGCTGTTGACCCCTTCGCCCGAATTCCTACTCTTACTATCCGCTGTTCTATTTATGATCCTAACACGATGCAGTCTTATGACCGCGATCCTCGCTCTATCGCACAACGTGCTGAAAACTATTTAAAATCTACAGGCATTGCAGATAACGTGATGTTTGGTCCTGAACCGGAATTTTTCTTATTTGATGATGTGCGTTTCAGCACTGAAATGAACAATGTTTCATACAAAATTGATGAGTCTGAAGCGGCTTGGAATACTAACCGTAAATTTGAAGACGGTAACAACGGCTATCGCCCGATGAAAAAAGGTGGCTACTGCGCTGTGGCACCAATTGATACTGCACATGATATCCGTAGCGAAATGTGCTTACTCATGGAAGAAATGGGCTTAGTGATTGAAGCACACCATCACGAAGTAGCAACCGCCGGTCAAAACGAAATCGCAACCCGCTTCAACAGCCTAACCTTAAAAGCGGATGAGACCCAAATCTACAAATATATCGTACAAAACGTGGCAGTTGAGCATGGTAAAACAGCGTGCTTTATGCCAAAACCGTTCGCAGGTGATAACGGTTCGGGAATGCACTGTAATATGTCGTTAAGCAAAGATGGTAAAAATGTGTTTATGGGTGATAAATATGCAGGTTTATCTGAAACTGCCCTTTACTATATTGGTGGTATTATCAAGCACGCTAAAGCATTAAATGCGTTTACTAACCCGACAACAAACTCTTATAAACGTTTAGTACCAGGTTTTGAAGCCCCTGTGTTATTAGCTTATTCAGCAAGCAACCGTTCGGCGTCTATCCGTATTCCGGCGGTAACCAGCCCGAAAGCAACCCGTGTGGAAGCTCGCTTCCCGGATCCGATGGCAAACCCTTACCTCTGCTTTGCTGCATTATTAATGGCAGGCTTAGATGGTGTGATTAATAAAATCCATCCGGGCGATGCAATGGATAAAAATCTTTATGATCTTCCACCGGAAGAGTTAAAAGATATTCCAACGGTCGCTTCCTCTTTGGACGTTGCATTAGATGCGCTAAGCAATGATTTTGAATTCTTAACTCAAGGTGGCGTGTTCACAAAAGACTTTATTGATGCTTATATCGGTATTCGCCGTAAAGAAGTTGAACGCGTAAATATGACACCACACCCAGTCGAATTTGAACTTTACTACGCTTAA
- a CDS encoding TDP-N-acetylfucosamine:lipid II N-acetylfucosaminyltransferase: MLPTYHILGSDIPHHNQRVLSFFQHTLLPQLANQSHYFYVVGGKQLETAFSSLSLNVFASQFLLAKALIAKIRQNPTACFILHGQFNPWIWLAIALGIMPSQNLIWHIWGADLYEAANSWKFKLFYPIRRLAQKKLKKVWATMGDLDYLWRNVRKRTEKDLLIYFPTKLPSSTLPIMPKTERLTILLGNSGDPSNNHIAALSEIRQIFGDKPHIIIPMGYPTNNECYIHQVEQHGKRLFSTENLQILRHKLDFADYLAILTACDLGYFNFERQQGIGTICLLIQHNIPCVLHPSNPFCLDMQAENLPYLTTAKITQAEIQSAKKILETTDKAKITFFPPTYIKLWQQRLNELTEP, translated from the coding sequence ATGCTGCCCACCTATCATATTTTAGGTTCGGATATTCCGCACCACAACCAAAGGGTATTATCTTTTTTCCAACACACATTATTACCTCAGCTGGCGAACCAATCTCATTATTTTTATGTTGTGGGCGGTAAGCAGTTGGAAACTGCGTTTTCATCGCTTTCTTTGAATGTATTTGCTTCCCAATTTTTATTGGCCAAAGCGCTAATTGCAAAAATTCGCCAAAATCCGACCGCTTGTTTTATCTTACATGGGCAATTTAATCCTTGGATTTGGCTGGCGATCGCTTTAGGCATAATGCCAAGCCAAAACTTGATTTGGCATATTTGGGGAGCGGATTTGTACGAAGCAGCCAATTCTTGGAAATTCAAACTCTTTTATCCGATTCGCCGTTTGGCGCAAAAAAAACTCAAGAAAGTTTGGGCAACTATGGGTGATCTTGACTATTTATGGCGTAATGTGCGGAAAAGAACAGAAAAAGATCTCCTGATCTATTTTCCGACCAAGTTGCCTAGCAGTACACTACCGATTATGCCTAAAACGGAAAGATTGACGATTTTGCTGGGCAACTCAGGCGATCCCTCCAACAATCACATTGCTGCGTTAAGCGAAATACGGCAAATATTTGGCGATAAGCCGCACATTATTATTCCAATGGGTTACCCGACAAATAATGAATGCTATATTCATCAAGTAGAGCAGCACGGCAAGCGGTTGTTTTCTACCGAAAATTTGCAAATTTTACGGCATAAGCTCGATTTTGCAGATTATTTAGCTATTTTGACCGCTTGTGATCTAGGCTATTTTAATTTTGAACGTCAGCAAGGTATCGGTACTATCTGTTTGCTGATTCAACATAATATTCCTTGCGTATTACACCCGAGTAATCCATTTTGTTTGGATATGCAGGCAGAAAATTTGCCTTATTTAACAACAGCAAAGATCACGCAGGCAGAAATTCAAAGCGCTAAGAAAATCCTTGAAACCACAGATAAAGCAAAAATTACCTTTTTCCCTCCAACTTATATTAAACTGTGGCAGCAAAGATTGAATGAATTGACAGAACCATGA
- the wzyE gene encoding ECA oligosaccharide polymerase, whose product MNEYILLSGFYLLSVFSFLILISRDYQRKGFSFHLLFSLIYFVTFYAGFPLSGIMALGFGHLLPEISNQWLVFVTSGCGYLVYYGVYSAFSQTIPQTQMVNEFAKFEAKTTACLLALIALISLVYFLYLNGFLLFKLEKYSQLFAKNRVEAVALKRFFYFILPALLIFFFISKNKKAWWALLIISSLFGGLTYLAVGGTRANLALALAFFLLLGLYHGYLNFSTIMIAGAISVIAMFFLALARYKLDVSGGEAIYTFLYLSRDTFSPWENLARIFSYNLEYQGLMPIVRDFYVYIPKSLWQERPDIAWNTANYFTKILLGNQSGLAISPTLLGSFYIMGGFWLVGIGMTFVALVIKGLDQLFAYGKAYDSSLIQAYCFGNLFNLIVLVREGMDAFVSRFVFFSLIFLVCWLVAKSILMGKQK is encoded by the coding sequence ATGAATGAATATATTTTACTAAGCGGATTCTATCTCTTATCTGTTTTTAGTTTCTTAATTTTAATCAGCCGAGATTACCAGAGAAAAGGCTTTTCGTTTCACTTGCTATTTAGCCTAATCTATTTCGTTACCTTTTATGCGGGCTTTCCCCTTTCAGGCATAATGGCTCTCGGATTCGGTCATCTGTTGCCGGAGATTTCAAATCAATGGTTAGTGTTTGTCACAAGCGGTTGCGGTTACTTAGTTTATTATGGGGTGTATTCGGCCTTCTCGCAGACTATTCCCCAAACTCAAATGGTAAATGAATTTGCAAAATTTGAGGCAAAAACGACCGCTTGTTTACTCGCTCTTATCGCCTTAATTTCTTTAGTTTATTTCCTTTATTTAAATGGTTTCTTATTGTTTAAGTTGGAAAAATACAGCCAGCTTTTTGCCAAAAATAGGGTGGAAGCCGTGGCATTAAAACGTTTCTTCTATTTTATTCTTCCGGCATTGCTGATTTTTTTCTTTATCTCTAAAAATAAAAAAGCATGGTGGGCGTTGCTGATTATTAGCAGTCTATTTGGCGGTTTAACTTATTTGGCGGTGGGTGGCACTCGGGCAAATCTCGCTTTAGCCTTAGCTTTTTTCTTATTGCTCGGGCTTTATCATGGCTATTTGAATTTCTCGACTATTATGATCGCTGGTGCAATTAGTGTGATTGCCATGTTTTTCCTTGCATTAGCTCGTTATAAGTTGGATGTTTCGGGTGGCGAGGCAATTTACACTTTCTTATATTTAAGTCGAGATACCTTTTCTCCTTGGGAAAATTTAGCTCGTATCTTTAGCTATAATTTGGAATATCAAGGATTAATGCCTATTGTGCGTGATTTTTATGTCTATATTCCTAAATCACTTTGGCAGGAACGCCCCGATATTGCTTGGAATACGGCAAATTATTTTACCAAAATACTTTTAGGAAACCAGTCTGGGCTTGCTATTTCGCCAACATTACTTGGCTCTTTTTATATTATGGGCGGTTTTTGGCTGGTTGGTATAGGCATGACATTTGTTGCATTGGTCATAAAAGGACTGGATCAACTTTTTGCGTATGGAAAAGCTTATGATTCATCCTTAATTCAAGCATACTGTTTCGGCAATCTTTTTAACTTAATCGTATTAGTACGGGAAGGAATGGATGCGTTTGTTTCCCGTTTTGTGTTTTTCAGCCTGATTTTTCTAGTATGTTGGCTGGTGGCAAAAAGTATTTTAATGGGAAAGCAGAAATGA
- the wecG gene encoding lipopolysaccharide N-acetylmannosaminouronosyltransferase, protein MIEKVSIRGIELQAVKNQEIFANFLMNEKEIKQGRLVAINAEKVTLAEQNPKLYKFLQESELNYADGISIVYSIKKKYPKHNLERIAGADLWEALMKKASELNVPVFLVGGTEETIKAVEIKLTKWQVNIVGTQHGYFLEDQEDELIDNIKQSGAKLITVAMGTPKQEFFIQKVHQQYPNALYMGCGGSYDVFIGKIKRAPQIWQKLGLEWLYRLIKQPTRWRRQINLIKYVYYYVTNKL, encoded by the coding sequence ATGATAGAGAAAGTATCCATTCGCGGAATTGAGCTGCAAGCGGTTAAAAATCAAGAAATTTTTGCAAATTTCTTAATGAATGAAAAGGAGATCAAACAGGGCAGATTGGTTGCTATTAATGCAGAAAAAGTGACTTTGGCAGAACAAAATCCGAAACTATACAAATTTTTGCAAGAGTCAGAATTGAATTATGCAGACGGTATTAGCATTGTGTATTCCATTAAAAAGAAATATCCCAAACATAATCTAGAGCGGATTGCCGGTGCAGATTTATGGGAAGCACTCATGAAAAAGGCGAGTGAATTAAATGTACCGGTCTTTTTAGTTGGAGGAACAGAAGAAACGATAAAGGCTGTTGAAATAAAATTAACAAAATGGCAGGTGAATATTGTAGGGACTCAACATGGATATTTTCTCGAAGATCAAGAAGATGAGCTGATTGATAATATTAAACAAAGTGGAGCAAAACTAATTACGGTCGCAATGGGTACTCCAAAGCAGGAGTTTTTTATCCAAAAGGTTCATCAACAATATCCAAATGCGTTATATATGGGATGCGGAGGAAGCTATGATGTGTTTATTGGTAAGATAAAACGAGCTCCTCAAATTTGGCAAAAACTCGGATTAGAATGGCTGTATCGTCTGATTAAGCAGCCTACTCGCTGGCGAAGACAGATAAATTTAATTAAATATGTCTACTACTATGTGACAAACAAGCTCTAA